A genomic region of Salinibacter pepae contains the following coding sequences:
- a CDS encoding MBL fold metallo-hydrolase, producing the protein MTISPSVSTNVSPADRHARTPPVTATLLGTGTSTGVPVIGCDCEVCTSADPRDTRTRCACYVEVGDLGLLIDTGPDFRAQALRERIDRIDAVCYTHHHFDHVVGLDDLRPYFRDNHRVMPCYAHAETAAVLRRNYDYVFGGDPYPGAANVELEVVDGPFRVPSRTAADTAVPVDPIRLQHGDVPVYGYRLGRFAYLTDASTIPEASYEQLQGIDTLVLDGLRPRPHPTHFSFDEAVAAARRIGARETYLVHMTHDVRHAEAEAALPDDVHLAHDGLTLEVPAYDTA; encoded by the coding sequence ATGACAATTAGCCCCAGCGTGTCCACAAACGTGTCGCCGGCCGACCGCCACGCCCGTACGCCCCCGGTTACCGCCACCTTGTTGGGGACGGGCACCTCCACCGGGGTGCCCGTCATCGGGTGCGACTGCGAGGTATGCACCTCCGCTGACCCCCGCGACACGCGCACCCGCTGCGCCTGCTACGTGGAGGTGGGCGACCTGGGCCTCCTCATCGATACGGGCCCGGACTTTCGGGCGCAGGCGCTCCGCGAACGCATCGACCGCATCGACGCGGTCTGCTACACCCACCACCACTTCGACCACGTCGTGGGGCTCGATGACCTGCGGCCCTACTTTCGCGACAACCACCGCGTGATGCCGTGCTACGCCCACGCCGAGACCGCCGCGGTGCTCCGGCGCAACTACGACTACGTCTTTGGGGGGGACCCGTATCCCGGCGCCGCGAACGTGGAGCTGGAGGTCGTGGATGGCCCGTTCCGCGTCCCGAGCCGCACCGCCGCCGACACCGCGGTGCCCGTCGACCCCATTCGGCTCCAGCATGGCGACGTGCCGGTGTACGGCTACCGCCTCGGCCGCTTCGCGTACCTCACGGACGCGAGCACCATCCCCGAGGCCAGTTACGAGCAGCTGCAGGGCATCGACACGCTCGTCCTGGACGGCCTCCGGCCCCGGCCGCACCCCACCCACTTCTCGTTCGACGAGGCCGTGGCCGCCGCCCGCCGCATCGGGGCGCGCGAGACGTACCTCGTCCACATGACCCACGACGTGCGCCACGCCGAGGCGGAGGCCGCGCTGCCCGACGACGTCCACCTCGCCCACGACGGGCTCACCCTGGAGGTGCCGGCGTACGACACTGCGTAG
- a CDS encoding S8 family serine peptidase produces MNALHTLSRAFFFTILLGLLAAPSALLAQNQTNDPLVDQQQYLFDVHRVDQAWSYTTGSSNVKIGVYSQTGFIQNHEDLSSSRLASPVGTLLEPELDIASEMAGIVGASTNNNVGMTGIDRAATLQSYSVLTENSTCGSDSRCSGDEEDTVTFERPDGTQETYYLNLYRLSDQLSKGRSNGVDVHLFSYGLPSGDPADYDPTLEGPPDPDESMDLFDRDPDDLDDPDPYKTLATAAWNTIKSIGQAICGGWFGSCTTPPDPGSLFRDEVGFAVAKDGGVVVTPAGNLDGDGDIPPRHLPGMFDPYAVTVGGVDQDADDTLVKWDSTRPAAYVDVSAFAEETVGISGTGSDQYDTEFTTTAASASIGAGVSGLLKAEMPTLTGEDIEEILKRTARDAGSPGRDDYTGAGAIDADAALSFVRNNDVQRSRQSVKSVISKKKIRSAVDLKGNRYWNFTPVGFQNCPVAQGYLYEFKARVPYSQTFSSTPDVWVRWGKSNGYNSRIGQVSYFNPLIEGVRVVDADGRGLTIRGYYWEADFFDSWGRRCAKDQRIPKVSKNFNIAYTAVGTEGPPPPPPLEASLSGPTYLDEGEQGTWTAYTSRDGASYTWSVDQGSGWYQIGSGPSVSWGQDYISSTIIVDIKVEASKNGETASAQTKVTINNNGGGGGGGGGCNAVGLNRICLAASEGSFVLGNVRAETHTNGSIHVSWKAVGESDLPSEFALQHRADSTAEWSTLGTVPAGDSMSTDSSQAVTYRYRTDELEIGTHQFRVGLPQDTGSPLRAVGNSETSNVRRYTKPVTAEIAMDEAYRLSTYPNPVQQRASVELAVKERQNVSVRLYDLLGRRVATLHDGPLPAQELQRLRLDVSSTGFTSGTYFLRATGEDFATTEQITVVR; encoded by the coding sequence ATGAACGCTCTACATACACTCTCGCGCGCATTTTTCTTCACAATCCTCCTCGGCCTGCTCGCAGCGCCGAGCGCTCTTCTTGCTCAAAACCAGACAAACGATCCTCTCGTCGACCAGCAGCAGTACCTCTTCGACGTGCACCGGGTGGACCAAGCCTGGAGTTATACGACCGGCTCCTCAAACGTGAAAATCGGCGTCTACTCCCAGACGGGCTTCATCCAAAACCACGAGGACCTTTCCTCCAGCCGCCTGGCGTCCCCGGTTGGGACGCTTCTGGAGCCCGAACTCGACATCGCCAGCGAAATGGCCGGCATTGTCGGCGCCAGCACGAACAACAATGTTGGCATGACCGGCATCGACCGGGCCGCTACTCTGCAGTCCTATAGCGTGCTGACGGAAAACAGCACCTGTGGAAGTGACTCTCGATGTAGCGGCGACGAAGAAGACACGGTTACCTTCGAGCGGCCCGATGGAACGCAGGAGACCTACTACTTGAACCTCTATCGGCTCAGCGATCAACTCAGTAAGGGCCGAAGCAACGGAGTCGACGTTCATCTTTTCTCATATGGACTTCCCAGCGGTGACCCTGCCGACTACGATCCAACCTTGGAGGGACCGCCGGATCCTGATGAGTCCATGGACTTGTTTGATCGAGATCCCGACGACTTAGATGACCCGGACCCATACAAAACCTTAGCGACTGCCGCCTGGAACACGATTAAAAGTATCGGACAAGCAATTTGTGGGGGGTGGTTTGGCAGCTGTACGACGCCTCCCGATCCCGGATCCCTGTTTCGGGACGAAGTTGGATTTGCGGTAGCGAAAGACGGTGGGGTCGTAGTGACACCTGCGGGGAATCTCGATGGAGACGGCGATATCCCCCCCCGGCACCTCCCCGGTATGTTTGACCCGTACGCGGTGACAGTCGGTGGAGTAGATCAGGACGCTGATGACACGCTTGTCAAATGGGACAGCACCCGACCGGCCGCTTACGTAGACGTATCGGCCTTCGCCGAAGAAACGGTAGGGATCTCCGGCACCGGGTCGGACCAGTACGACACCGAATTCACTACCACTGCCGCTTCCGCCTCCATCGGTGCAGGGGTCTCCGGTCTCCTCAAAGCCGAGATGCCCACCCTCACCGGCGAGGACATTGAGGAAATTCTGAAGCGAACGGCCCGCGACGCAGGCTCCCCCGGACGGGACGACTATACAGGTGCCGGTGCCATCGATGCAGATGCGGCTCTATCCTTTGTTCGCAACAATGACGTGCAGCGCAGTCGGCAATCTGTGAAGTCTGTGATCTCCAAAAAGAAGATCCGCAGTGCCGTCGACCTGAAAGGAAACCGATACTGGAACTTTACCCCCGTTGGTTTCCAGAACTGCCCCGTCGCTCAGGGATATCTCTACGAATTCAAGGCCCGCGTGCCCTACTCTCAAACGTTCTCGAGCACTCCTGACGTATGGGTCCGCTGGGGGAAGAGCAACGGGTACAACAGCCGAATCGGTCAGGTATCGTACTTCAATCCTCTCATTGAAGGGGTCCGTGTGGTTGATGCCGACGGACGCGGACTGACGATTCGCGGGTATTACTGGGAGGCTGACTTCTTCGATAGCTGGGGCAGACGGTGCGCGAAGGACCAGCGGATTCCGAAAGTTTCTAAAAATTTTAACATTGCCTACACAGCGGTAGGTACAGAAGGTCCTCCACCACCTCCGCCTTTAGAAGCCTCCCTCTCCGGCCCAACGTACCTGGACGAGGGCGAGCAGGGGACCTGGACCGCCTACACCTCCCGCGACGGCGCGTCATACACATGGTCTGTCGACCAGGGAAGCGGATGGTATCAAATCGGCTCTGGTCCCTCGGTCAGTTGGGGCCAGGACTATATCTCCAGTACCATAATCGTCGACATTAAGGTAGAGGCCTCCAAGAACGGTGAGACCGCCTCAGCACAAACGAAAGTGACCATCAACAATAATGGGGGTGGAGGCGGCGGGGGTGGAGGCTGTAATGCCGTCGGGCTAAACCGAATCTGTCTGGCAGCCAGCGAGGGATCCTTCGTTCTTGGCAACGTCCGAGCGGAGACGCACACCAACGGGTCCATCCACGTGAGTTGGAAGGCGGTAGGCGAGTCGGACCTTCCCTCTGAATTTGCCCTCCAGCACCGCGCCGATTCAACGGCTGAGTGGTCTACGCTCGGCACCGTGCCGGCCGGCGACTCAATGAGCACCGATTCGTCACAAGCTGTGACCTATCGCTACCGCACCGACGAATTGGAGATTGGCACGCACCAGTTCCGCGTCGGCCTGCCGCAGGATACCGGTTCCCCCCTCAGAGCAGTCGGTAACAGCGAGACGAGCAACGTTCGGCGCTATACGAAACCGGTGACGGCAGAGATCGCGATGGACGAGGCCTACCGGCTCTCCACGTATCCGAATCCGGTCCAGCAGAGAGCCAGCGTCGAGCTGGCGGTCAAGGAGCGGCAGAACGTGAGCGTACGCCTCTACGATTTGCTCGGCCGCCGGGTGGCCACGCTACACGACGGCCCACTGCCGGCGCAGGAATTGCAGCGCCTCCGGTTGGATGTCTCGTCAACCGGCTTTACGAGCGGGACCTACTTCCTGCGGGCCACCGGCGAGGACTTCGCTACGACCGAGCAGATTACCGTCGTGCGGTAA
- a CDS encoding TolB family protein has protein sequence MPRLLSTFGLALLATFLVALACTGPTEPPTKEPIFDSGEYGGDPLPNTEHIPELFPSPNGDQVALIRERTPGEPSDPQNQLWIVDRNGENARLIGVNVLGADWHPTEDRLAVTVATGIDFYVYTIDLETMETRQWTGKNHQRLSFPVVSSSGWFEDGHRLLVFAHQKAYQQPFPRGLYIVDTSDSTTIGPLAELFESASFGKNHEYAIGKKYLRDNSPPSGNFARYNFADSTWQWITDFPEDSLDLVDTPVACPGTNYIFQAREVQNAKQLFIMESRGENARQITTLGGDIPRCGSNGSYFIFRRDVNQGQGARYVPFRFELETMEAEPLWPTLPDSVPDFPTLSTQSLNKLTPRR, from the coding sequence ATGCCTCGCCTCCTCTCGACCTTCGGCCTCGCCCTGCTCGCAACATTCTTGGTGGCACTCGCCTGCACCGGGCCCACCGAACCGCCCACCAAAGAGCCAATCTTTGATTCTGGTGAGTACGGCGGGGATCCGCTGCCGAATACTGAACACATTCCAGAGCTATTTCCGAGCCCGAATGGAGATCAAGTTGCACTCATTCGGGAACGAACACCTGGTGAACCATCCGATCCACAAAATCAGCTCTGGATCGTTGACCGGAACGGGGAAAATGCCCGTCTCATCGGTGTCAATGTTTTAGGTGCTGACTGGCATCCGACTGAGGATAGACTCGCAGTTACAGTTGCTACTGGAATTGATTTTTACGTCTACACGATTGATTTGGAGACGATGGAGACGAGACAGTGGACTGGCAAAAACCATCAGCGACTTTCTTTTCCCGTCGTGAGTAGCTCTGGGTGGTTCGAGGATGGCCATCGACTTTTGGTCTTCGCTCACCAGAAGGCCTATCAGCAGCCATTTCCACGAGGACTCTACATTGTTGATACCTCTGACTCGACGACTATCGGTCCACTAGCAGAACTTTTTGAATCAGCTTCTTTCGGGAAAAACCACGAGTATGCGATTGGAAAAAAATATCTTCGCGATAACAGCCCGCCAAGCGGCAATTTCGCTCGGTATAACTTTGCCGATAGCACTTGGCAGTGGATTACTGATTTTCCAGAAGACTCGCTCGATCTGGTCGACACCCCAGTGGCATGTCCAGGAACGAATTATATTTTCCAAGCCAGAGAGGTTCAGAACGCAAAACAGCTATTCATAATGGAATCTCGCGGTGAGAATGCTCGACAAATCACAACACTAGGAGGAGATATTCCCCGGTGCGGATCTAATGGTTCGTACTTCATTTTCCGCCGGGATGTAAATCAAGGCCAGGGCGCCCGCTACGTGCCCTTTCGTTTCGAGTTGGAGACGATGGAAGCCGAGCCGCTCTGGCCGACCCTCCCCGATTCAGTGCCCGACTTTCCCACCCTCTCGACGCAATCGCTCAACAAACTGACGCCACGGAGGTGA
- a CDS encoding porin family protein — MPSPASGQTHTSLFASALDGRRDAQTIESLRRADASTGAQSSPVDLQPGIRVGLNFATFGGDEAETIQTLLRGVPTVSETDAGRRTGFMVGGFIVADFGGLLALQPGVRYIQKGDQTTFTVPNSDGEPESGSITSKADYVEVPILARAELPEIGAVVPHVLAGPTLGFSVNTAADVTLGGESQGINVGDDLGGNAISLDFGAGADVETEAGTVTVDARFGLGLSDVPGLRFSAQNRGIMATVGLTF; from the coding sequence TTGCCCAGCCCCGCGTCCGGACAAACGCACACCTCCCTCTTTGCCTCCGCTCTTGATGGCCGCCGAGACGCACAGACAATCGAATCCCTTCGGCGCGCCGACGCCTCGACCGGTGCCCAGTCCAGTCCTGTGGACCTCCAGCCCGGCATTAGGGTTGGCCTCAACTTCGCCACCTTTGGGGGCGACGAGGCCGAAACAATTCAGACCCTCCTGCGGGGGGTCCCGACCGTCTCCGAAACAGATGCGGGACGGCGGACGGGGTTCATGGTGGGCGGGTTTATCGTTGCCGACTTTGGCGGGCTACTGGCCCTTCAGCCCGGAGTGCGATACATCCAGAAGGGCGATCAGACCACGTTCACCGTTCCGAACTCCGATGGGGAGCCAGAATCGGGGAGCATCACGAGCAAAGCCGATTACGTGGAGGTCCCGATTCTCGCTCGGGCCGAGCTTCCGGAAATTGGAGCGGTCGTCCCTCACGTGCTCGCGGGGCCGACCCTTGGATTCAGCGTCAACACGGCAGCCGACGTCACACTCGGAGGAGAGTCGCAGGGAATCAACGTCGGCGATGATCTGGGGGGAAATGCCATTAGCCTGGACTTCGGGGCCGGTGCGGATGTCGAGACTGAGGCAGGGACGGTGACCGTGGATGCCCGGTTCGGTCTCGGGTTGTCCGACGTTCCCGGCCTGCGGTTCTCCGCCCAGAATCGGGGCATCATGGCAACAGTCGGTCTTACCTTTTGA
- the aroQ gene encoding type II 3-dehydroquinate dehydratase, with translation MTLLVLNGPNLNLLGVREPETYGTTTLADIESDLDEAFPEVTLRFAQANSEGALIDHLHAAHEDGIDGVVFNPGGYTHTSVALRDAVAAIEPPVVEVHLSNVHAREDFRRTSRIAPACVGQMSGFGAAGYRLAVGFFLDRIA, from the coding sequence GTGACCCTCCTCGTCCTCAACGGCCCCAACCTGAATCTCCTCGGCGTCCGCGAACCGGAGACCTACGGCACCACCACGCTCGCCGATATCGAGTCCGATCTCGATGAGGCGTTTCCCGAGGTCACGCTCCGCTTCGCGCAGGCCAACAGCGAGGGGGCGCTCATCGACCACCTGCACGCGGCGCACGAGGACGGGATCGACGGCGTCGTCTTCAACCCGGGCGGGTACACGCACACGTCCGTCGCCCTGCGGGACGCCGTGGCCGCCATCGAGCCGCCGGTGGTGGAGGTGCACCTCTCCAACGTCCACGCTCGTGAGGACTTCCGGCGCACGTCGCGGATCGCCCCGGCCTGCGTGGGGCAGATGAGCGGGTTCGGGGCGGCGGGGTATCGGCTGGCGGTGGGGTTCTTTCTAGATCGTATTGCGTAG
- a CDS encoding metal-dependent hydrolase, with product MAGYKGHIAGAAVFGGGYLAALGYAFSVDAAYRQFTALEQVGYPLALLALALLFGLWPDVDTDSKGQEIFYSIFFAVDLFLVVTEQFRAAAYLGLVAVLLVLSTHRGWTHTWWAMVLVPSPLLILPYLHVPGRPLVGLPFYGAAVVGYLSHLVVDRLW from the coding sequence ATGGCGGGCTACAAGGGGCACATTGCGGGCGCGGCGGTCTTTGGGGGCGGGTACTTGGCGGCCCTCGGGTACGCGTTCTCCGTCGACGCGGCCTACCGGCAGTTTACGGCGCTGGAGCAGGTGGGCTACCCGCTTGCCCTCCTGGCGCTGGCGCTCCTGTTTGGGCTCTGGCCGGACGTGGACACCGATTCGAAGGGGCAGGAGATCTTCTACTCGATCTTCTTCGCCGTGGACCTGTTTTTGGTGGTGACGGAGCAGTTCCGGGCCGCGGCCTACCTGGGGCTCGTGGCGGTGCTGCTGGTGCTCAGCACGCACCGGGGCTGGACGCACACGTGGTGGGCGATGGTGCTGGTGCCGTCGCCACTCCTCATTTTGCCGTACCTCCACGTGCCGGGGCGGCCGCTCGTGGGGCTGCCGTTCTACGGGGCGGCCGTGGTGGGGTATTTGAGCCACCTTGTCGTGGATCGGCTGTGGTAG
- the murJ gene encoding murein biosynthesis integral membrane protein MurJ, translating into MGDEAETASAEAASASDAEGESAAGSVAGGIFLSRMFGLLRERAVAYFFGVGAHADVLQVAFKSPNLLQNLLGEGTISAAFIPIYSRLLDEDRPEAAGRFAGAIFGLLLAAAGGVALLGVVFAEPIVTVLAPGFLDDAARVAAGDLPFNRFDLAVRAVRLIFPMAGVLVLSAWALGVLNSHRQFFVPYVAPALWNAAIIATLFGGGYVLAGTPGAPDALSSDALTPLLLVACVGALGGGLLQFGVQVPFVVREMEGFSLSLSTRVEGVREALSAFGPVVASRGVAQLSAYLDLFLASWLAVGALSALRYAQLLYMLPISLFGMSVAASELPELSRLTQEKVAAFSARLRRSLRQIAFLTVPTVVGYLAFGVLLVGALFRTGQFQAASTWLVAIVLGGYSLGILATTFSRLLQNAFYAIGDTTTPAWIAVLRVTVSTLVAVPAMFWLDTIALERVAGPLPGDALFLGALGLSLGATVGAWVEVAALRHWLRGPLPDVRIPWASVGRMVGLALVSLGPGAAAWGLLPSWHVLLVAPLVVAAYAAAYLGAAWGLGVGEIEAWTRRFFG; encoded by the coding sequence ATGGGTGACGAAGCGGAAACCGCATCGGCGGAGGCAGCGTCCGCGTCGGACGCGGAGGGGGAGAGTGCGGCGGGATCGGTGGCGGGCGGCATTTTCCTGAGCCGGATGTTTGGGCTGCTGCGGGAGCGGGCGGTGGCTTACTTCTTTGGGGTGGGGGCCCACGCGGACGTGCTGCAGGTGGCGTTCAAGTCGCCCAACCTGCTGCAGAACCTGCTGGGGGAGGGCACGATCTCAGCGGCGTTTATTCCCATCTACAGCCGCCTGCTCGACGAAGACCGGCCCGAGGCGGCGGGGCGCTTTGCGGGGGCGATCTTCGGGCTGCTGCTGGCCGCGGCGGGCGGCGTGGCGCTCCTCGGGGTCGTCTTTGCGGAGCCGATCGTGACGGTGCTGGCGCCGGGCTTTCTGGACGACGCGGCCCGGGTAGCGGCCGGGGACCTTCCGTTCAACCGGTTTGACCTCGCGGTGCGGGCCGTGCGCCTTATCTTTCCGATGGCCGGGGTGCTCGTGCTCTCGGCGTGGGCGTTAGGGGTGCTCAACAGCCACCGCCAGTTCTTTGTCCCCTACGTGGCGCCGGCGCTGTGGAACGCGGCCATCATCGCGACCCTTTTCGGCGGCGGGTACGTGCTGGCCGGCACGCCCGGCGCGCCGGACGCCCTGTCGAGCGACGCCCTCACGCCGCTGCTCCTGGTTGCCTGTGTGGGCGCCCTCGGGGGCGGACTGCTCCAGTTCGGGGTGCAGGTGCCGTTCGTGGTGCGGGAGATGGAGGGCTTCTCGTTGTCGCTGTCGACGCGCGTGGAAGGGGTGCGCGAGGCGCTCAGCGCGTTCGGGCCGGTGGTGGCGAGCCGGGGCGTGGCGCAGCTGTCGGCGTACCTCGATCTGTTTCTGGCGTCGTGGCTGGCGGTGGGGGCCCTCAGCGCGCTCCGCTACGCCCAGCTGCTTTACATGCTGCCCATCAGCCTCTTCGGCATGTCGGTGGCCGCGTCGGAGCTGCCGGAGCTGTCGCGCCTGACGCAGGAGAAGGTGGCGGCGTTCTCGGCACGCCTGCGGCGCTCGCTGCGGCAGATCGCGTTCCTCACGGTGCCGACGGTGGTGGGCTACCTTGCCTTCGGCGTGCTGCTGGTGGGGGCGCTCTTCCGGACCGGCCAGTTCCAGGCGGCGAGCACGTGGCTCGTCGCGATCGTGCTCGGCGGGTACAGCCTCGGCATCTTGGCGACGACCTTCTCGCGCCTGCTCCAGAACGCGTTTTACGCGATCGGCGACACCACGACGCCCGCCTGGATTGCCGTCCTGCGCGTCACGGTCTCGACGCTCGTGGCGGTGCCCGCGATGTTCTGGCTCGACACGATTGCGCTCGAACGGGTCGCGGGCCCGCTGCCGGGCGACGCGCTCTTCCTCGGCGCGCTCGGGCTCAGCCTGGGGGCCACGGTCGGGGCGTGGGTGGAGGTCGCGGCGCTGCGGCACTGGCTTCGGGGGCCGCTCCCCGACGTGCGCATTCCGTGGGCCTCCGTCGGGCGCATGGTGGGCCTCGCGCTCGTGTCGCTCGGGCCGGGGGCGGCCGCGTGGGGCCTTCTCCCGAGCTGGCACGTGCTCCTCGTGGCGCCGCTCGTCGTGGCGGCGTACGCGGCTGCCTACCTCGGGGCGGCCTGGGGGCTCGGCGTCGGCGAGATTGAGGCGTGGACGCGGCGGTTCTTTGGGTAG
- a CDS encoding YqgE/AlgH family protein: protein MPDSDEVDLGPGTLLISAPMMQDPNFRRSVVLLCEHNDREGTFGLILNRELDVQLGDVLDEYVTYDPPLYMGGPVQRETLHYLHTREDIPGGVALPGDMTWGGDFEAVQQLAKGGDAAPDNLRFFLGYAGWGPGQLEGELGEEAWIPAPGAAEFVFDTDPDQLWRAILRRMGGEYAVLANFPDDPRMN from the coding sequence ATGCCTGATTCCGACGAGGTCGACCTCGGCCCCGGCACGCTGCTTATCTCGGCCCCAATGATGCAGGATCCGAACTTCCGCCGCTCCGTGGTGCTGCTCTGCGAGCACAACGACCGGGAGGGCACCTTCGGGCTCATTCTGAACCGCGAGCTCGACGTCCAGCTCGGCGACGTGCTTGACGAGTATGTCACCTACGACCCGCCGCTGTACATGGGGGGGCCCGTGCAGCGCGAAACCCTGCACTACCTCCACACGCGGGAGGACATTCCGGGCGGCGTGGCGCTGCCCGGCGACATGACGTGGGGCGGCGACTTCGAGGCCGTGCAGCAGCTCGCCAAGGGCGGGGACGCCGCGCCCGACAACCTGCGGTTCTTCCTCGGCTACGCGGGGTGGGGCCCCGGTCAGCTCGAAGGCGAGCTCGGGGAGGAGGCCTGGATTCCGGCGCCCGGCGCCGCCGAGTTCGTTTTTGACACCGATCCCGATCAGCTCTGGCGCGCCATTCTGCGGCGCATGGGTGGGGAGTACGCCGTCCTCGCCAACTTTCCCGACGACCCCCGGATGAATTAG